One window from the genome of Pedobacter schmidteae encodes:
- a CDS encoding phytanoyl-CoA dioxygenase family protein, which yields MQAPELSVVNRFFSAYRNHHSPHQRSKEVDEDFKKKEQAFLNIFQIGLFEIYEFLYQHCKDDAHFEAWLIELKGKTIYDEALFQFNRYREDGRQFNPQKFNSILSQEQQLFWEQNGYLKIDQVIDGQRCDAIIRCITDELQVDLTAPESWYRTHSKLQGMMLQLYQGEVFDAIRQDLHIRDIFASLYGHQNIMPNCDKVSFNPPVNDRYTFKGSPLHWDIDFNIGPRYYIQGLVYLNDTPVNRGPLTLVPGYHHQLANVLKEFHDPELAINSLREKKQEIAIAGQQGDLVLWLESLPHAASPNRSELPRFVQYVSFSELPVGD from the coding sequence ATGCAAGCTCCAGAATTAAGTGTGGTAAATCGTTTTTTTTCTGCTTATCGTAACCATCATAGCCCTCATCAGCGCAGTAAAGAAGTAGACGAGGATTTCAAAAAAAAGGAGCAGGCGTTTTTAAATATTTTTCAGATTGGTCTTTTTGAAATATATGAATTCCTGTATCAGCATTGCAAGGATGATGCACATTTTGAAGCCTGGCTGATTGAGTTAAAGGGTAAAACAATTTACGACGAGGCACTTTTTCAATTTAACCGATATCGTGAAGACGGCAGGCAATTTAATCCGCAGAAGTTCAACTCTATCTTAAGTCAGGAGCAACAGCTATTCTGGGAGCAGAATGGTTATCTGAAAATAGATCAGGTTATTGATGGACAACGTTGTGATGCGATTATTCGATGTATAACGGACGAGTTGCAGGTTGATCTGACTGCGCCTGAATCCTGGTATAGGACTCATTCTAAACTTCAAGGCATGATGTTGCAGCTTTACCAGGGGGAAGTTTTTGATGCCATAAGGCAAGACTTACATATCAGAGATATATTTGCGAGTTTATATGGTCATCAAAACATAATGCCCAACTGTGATAAAGTGAGTTTTAATCCGCCTGTTAATGATCGCTATACATTTAAGGGAAGTCCTTTGCATTGGGATATTGATTTTAACATTGGTCCACGCTATTATATTCAGGGTTTGGTGTATCTGAATGATACTCCGGTTAATCGTGGACCTTTAACCTTAGTTCCTGGTTACCATCATCAGCTGGCCAATGTATTGAAGGAGTTCCATGACCCTGAACTGGCTATAAATTCTTTAAGAGAAAAAAAGCAGGAAATTGCGATTGCAGGCCAGCAAGGCGATCTTGTTCTTTGGTTAGAATCCTTACCTCATGCAGCCAGTCCAAATCGGTCGGAACTACCCAGATTTGTACAATACGTAAGTTTTAGTGAGTTGCCTGTAGGTGATTGA
- a CDS encoding DUF6266 family protein, with protein sequence MAISKDGPLGLYSGKIGPLYGYIINGKQAMRAARRKSNIPRSPKQLAYQERLTVLTHFFSRITTYIGIGFALTAKKRQINCNNAAKSYNLKHGITGEYPGQTINYPLIRLTEGELSVAKDATVQSTDDGLKFSWSYDVSDREGNRDDKTMLMAYFPEKMIVKELISGTEREQLQEILKIDNSFKGLEAETYISFITDDRKAISNSVYTGKITF encoded by the coding sequence ATGGCAATTTCAAAAGATGGTCCATTAGGATTGTACAGCGGAAAAATAGGCCCGTTATATGGCTACATCATCAATGGGAAACAAGCGATGCGTGCTGCCCGTCGTAAATCAAACATTCCACGGTCACCAAAACAACTGGCTTACCAGGAGCGGCTCACTGTACTGACTCATTTTTTTAGCCGGATTACCACATATATCGGGATCGGTTTTGCACTAACTGCAAAAAAACGACAAATTAACTGCAACAACGCAGCAAAGTCGTACAATTTAAAACATGGTATCACAGGCGAATATCCTGGTCAAACCATCAATTACCCGCTAATCAGGCTTACCGAGGGCGAGCTTTCGGTTGCCAAAGATGCAACTGTGCAAAGTACTGACGACGGCCTAAAATTCAGCTGGAGTTATGACGTTTCGGACCGCGAAGGAAACCGCGACGATAAGACGATGCTGATGGCGTATTTCCCCGAAAAAATGATAGTGAAGGAACTTATTAGTGGTACGGAAAGGGAGCAGCTCCAGGAAATATTGAAAATTGATAATTCGTTTAAAGGACTGGAAGCAGAAACCTATATTTCTTTTATTACCGACGACCGAAAGGCGATATCCAACAGCGTTTACACAGGCAAGATTACTTTTTAA
- a CDS encoding HlyD family secretion protein, with the protein MSLSAYSPETITSTAIVYRSRIKRSSQLIYITAVSVILLTFIALPFIKTPISIKSSGLLQSAVEKTELVVPANGRLIKLKLKDNQKVKQGETLLIIDAALTKQQGSIVQNKQGQTGAFLRDIQTLLVYINRNGFSYPPLKTGQYTASWQQFAQELENARIAKNQAENTYNRYNKLYQNKALTDSEYERYKFEYEQAQSAYKMIITRYKTQWQTEANTLRTELQQLSGEEVELNEQKKQYTLKAPIDGSIQNLSGLQQGAYVFANQKIGEISPDTAITAFCYVKPADIGLIKKGQEVRFQIDAYNYNQWGLATGKVLDISDDIVIVNNDQPVFKVRCELNKDHLQLKNGYKGYLKKGMTFTARFKVTERSLYQLLYDKVDNWVNPNVNGKI; encoded by the coding sequence ATGTCACTATCTGCATATTCTCCCGAAACCATTACCAGTACCGCCATTGTCTATCGTTCCCGCATTAAGCGATCAAGTCAGCTCATTTACATTACCGCAGTAAGCGTTATCCTGCTCACTTTTATAGCGCTCCCATTTATCAAAACCCCCATCAGCATTAAAAGCAGTGGACTGCTTCAATCTGCTGTCGAAAAAACCGAACTGGTGGTACCTGCCAACGGACGGCTCATCAAATTAAAGCTCAAAGACAATCAGAAAGTTAAACAAGGCGAAACCTTATTAATTATCGATGCTGCCCTAACCAAACAACAAGGCAGCATTGTGCAAAATAAACAAGGACAAACCGGAGCTTTCCTTCGCGATATTCAAACCCTGCTCGTTTACATCAACCGCAATGGGTTCAGTTATCCACCCTTAAAAACAGGTCAATATACTGCCTCCTGGCAACAATTTGCGCAGGAACTGGAAAATGCCCGCATCGCAAAAAACCAGGCCGAGAATACCTACAACCGTTACAATAAACTTTATCAAAACAAAGCCCTTACCGACTCAGAATACGAAAGGTATAAATTTGAATACGAACAGGCCCAATCTGCGTACAAAATGATCATTACCCGATACAAAACGCAATGGCAAACCGAGGCCAATACCCTACGCACCGAACTGCAGCAGCTAAGCGGAGAAGAAGTAGAATTAAACGAGCAAAAAAAACAATACACTTTAAAGGCCCCAATTGACGGTTCCATACAAAATCTGAGTGGACTACAGCAGGGAGCGTATGTTTTTGCCAATCAAAAAATTGGCGAAATATCGCCCGACACCGCCATTACGGCATTTTGCTATGTTAAACCCGCCGATATAGGACTCATCAAAAAAGGTCAGGAAGTCCGCTTTCAGATTGATGCCTACAACTATAATCAATGGGGATTGGCAACGGGCAAAGTACTCGATATTTCGGATGACATTGTGATCGTAAACAACGATCAACCTGTATTTAAAGTACGCTGTGAATTGAATAAAGACCATTTGCAGTTAAAAAATGGCTACAAAGGCTATCTCAAAAAAGGAATGACATTTACAGCCCGTTTCAAGGTTACCGAGCGAAGCCTGTACCAGTTGCTGTACGATAAAGTTGACAATTGGGTAAACCCCAATGTAAACGGAAAGATATAA
- a CDS encoding Rpn family recombination-promoting nuclease/putative transposase produces the protein MQEKSKAKYKAVSEELAEKCFNEPLEVYVGTNKDLTTTYINPFTDYSFKRLFASEQSKPLMICLLNHLFADRKHITSIEYSKNEYPGDVKDEGALMFDVLCTDVDGSQFIVEVQTTYQKHFKERAVFYTSRLISSQAPVGNRKGWAYKLKEVYLVAFLHKFILPGSSSYQYLHRVGLTDLCTGNIFYDKLEFMFIEMMSFNKQPEELETELDKWLYALKHMTEFKHQPHYLKGAEFDDLFNLAKYANLNKEEKIMYSTRWKNQWDLNGATETAREMGWEQGLEKGLEEGRAQALAEKKEMALKMLDNNEPMDKIVRYTKLSKEEVEVLKP, from the coding sequence ATGCAAGAAAAATCAAAAGCAAAATATAAAGCTGTATCGGAAGAATTGGCAGAGAAATGTTTCAATGAGCCATTGGAGGTGTATGTTGGTACGAATAAGGATTTGACAACAACTTATATTAATCCCTTTACCGATTATTCTTTTAAAAGATTGTTTGCATCAGAACAAAGCAAACCATTAATGATTTGTTTATTGAATCACTTGTTTGCAGATAGAAAGCACATTACCAGTATCGAGTATTCAAAAAATGAATATCCTGGGGACGTTAAAGATGAAGGGGCACTTATGTTTGATGTACTCTGTACGGATGTTGATGGTAGTCAATTTATTGTAGAAGTTCAGACCACCTATCAGAAACATTTTAAAGAACGGGCTGTGTTCTATACCTCAAGGTTAATCAGTTCGCAGGCCCCTGTTGGAAATAGGAAGGGCTGGGCATACAAGTTAAAAGAGGTTTACCTGGTTGCCTTCCTTCACAAGTTCATCTTACCGGGCAGCTCTAGTTATCAATATCTTCACCGCGTTGGTTTAACCGACCTGTGTACCGGTAATATATTTTATGATAAACTGGAATTCATGTTTATCGAGATGATGTCTTTTAATAAGCAGCCAGAGGAATTGGAAACAGAACTGGACAAGTGGCTGTATGCCTTAAAACATATGACCGAATTTAAACATCAGCCACACTACTTAAAAGGAGCCGAATTTGATGATTTATTTAACCTGGCAAAATATGCCAATCTAAACAAGGAGGAAAAAATTATGTACAGTACAAGATGGAAAAATCAATGGGACCTAAATGGTGCAACAGAAACCGCCAGAGAGATGGGATGGGAGCAAGGGCTTGAAAAGGGGCTTGAAGAAGGACGTGCTCAGGCTTTGGCTGAGAAAAAAGAAATGGCGCTGAAAATGTTGGACAATAACGAGCCTATGGATAAGATTGTAAGATATACAAAGCTTTCCAAGGAAGAAGTCGAGGTACTTAAACCATGA
- a CDS encoding FAD-binding and (Fe-S)-binding domain-containing protein has protein sequence MEIGALLEGILPKARIKVRLIDLVAYASDAGFYYLRPKAVVQPVAESEIIALFKFSHEHQIPLTFRTGGTSLSGQAITDGILVDLSQYWNKISIEANGDLVRVQPGITGSMVNGQLRKHKRKIGPDPSSIDAAMMGGILSNNSSGMCCGVKLNSYHTTKHIRFILPDGKTFTTENEGDYLRFEQECGHIYQAIKSMQEQLNQNTALHDLIRRKYETKNTVGYSLNSFIDHQHPLDVLAHLLIGAEGTLGFIAEAVMETVPDYPYKTTAFLYFPDIYAACQAIIPLTVSGAEAVELMDRASLRSIDSLKGVPDRLKTLPETAAALLVEFQANSLDELHAKTNVFLSSAANLSMLEAPLFTEDVKQQAFYWKLRKGMFPAVGAVRASGTTVILEDIAFPVAKLGDAILDLQQLFRKYAYHEAIIFGHAKDGNIHFVVTQAFHTAAEIERYDLFMQDVVKLVVETYDGTLKAEHGTGRNMAPFIETEWGGEAYQMMKVLKAAIDPSNLLNPGVIINEDKKAHIANLKPLPSVEQEVDKCIECGYCEHKCPSRNVTLTPRQRIVVRRELAGLKEKGNKQDFDLLVKEYQYDGLDTCAVDGLCATACPVDINTGDLVKRLRRESHSKTANSLAMVVARNFGATAFIAGAAVQLGDGMNSIFGQSTMRSITGGLKKIIPAMPLWSNQLQAPKGKIIGSKTGSVVYFPTCINRMMGGAKENKKSVPQTFMSVSNKAGIAVLVPDDINGTCCGQLFSSKGYKDAYIYTSNETVRKLWKWTSGGKLPVVLDVSSCTHTLQHCREVLSEENKAYFDQMTIIDSIDYLYDHVMPKLTEIRKKDSIVLHPVCTLKKMGLENKLFQIADRFAHKVDVPLTAGCCGMAGDRGFLFPELTAAATAPEAAEVKRGGEYSGYYSTAKTCEMAMSDAVSKNYESILYLVDECL, from the coding sequence ATGGAAATTGGGGCACTTTTAGAAGGCATTTTGCCAAAAGCGCGTATTAAAGTACGGCTGATTGATTTGGTTGCTTACGCATCGGACGCAGGTTTTTACTATTTGAGGCCCAAGGCTGTAGTGCAGCCGGTAGCCGAATCGGAGATCATCGCTTTATTTAAGTTTTCTCATGAACATCAGATCCCGCTTACTTTCCGTACAGGGGGGACCAGTTTATCCGGACAGGCCATTACTGATGGTATTCTGGTTGATTTAAGTCAGTATTGGAACAAAATAAGTATCGAAGCCAATGGCGACCTGGTGAGGGTACAGCCGGGTATTACCGGGAGCATGGTAAATGGCCAGCTGAGGAAACACAAACGTAAGATAGGCCCTGATCCTTCCAGCATTGATGCCGCCATGATGGGAGGCATCCTTTCCAACAATTCGAGTGGGATGTGCTGTGGGGTAAAACTCAATTCTTACCATACGACCAAACATATCCGTTTCATTTTGCCCGACGGTAAAACCTTTACTACGGAAAATGAAGGCGATTACCTGAGGTTTGAGCAGGAATGTGGCCATATTTATCAGGCTATAAAAAGTATGCAGGAGCAGTTGAACCAAAACACGGCGTTGCATGACCTGATCCGTAGAAAGTATGAAACCAAAAATACAGTAGGCTATTCGTTAAATTCCTTTATCGATCATCAGCATCCGTTGGATGTACTGGCACATTTGTTAATTGGTGCTGAGGGTACACTTGGCTTTATCGCGGAAGCGGTAATGGAAACGGTGCCTGATTATCCTTATAAAACGACGGCCTTTTTATATTTTCCGGATATTTATGCGGCTTGTCAGGCCATTATTCCATTAACGGTGTCGGGCGCCGAGGCTGTTGAATTGATGGATAGGGCTTCATTAAGATCAATAGATAGCTTAAAGGGGGTGCCCGATAGGTTAAAAACTTTGCCGGAAACAGCTGCCGCTTTGTTGGTAGAATTTCAGGCCAATAGTCTGGATGAACTGCATGCCAAAACAAATGTATTTCTTTCGTCGGCAGCCAACCTATCGATGTTGGAAGCACCCTTGTTTACGGAGGATGTGAAACAACAGGCTTTTTACTGGAAGCTGCGTAAGGGGATGTTTCCGGCAGTGGGTGCGGTAAGGGCTAGCGGTACCACCGTTATTTTGGAGGATATTGCTTTTCCGGTAGCCAAACTGGGGGATGCGATTCTCGATCTGCAACAGTTGTTTAGAAAATACGCCTACCATGAGGCGATTATTTTTGGTCATGCTAAAGATGGTAATATTCACTTTGTGGTGACCCAGGCTTTTCATACTGCAGCGGAAATTGAGCGTTACGATCTGTTTATGCAGGATGTGGTGAAACTGGTGGTGGAAACTTACGATGGTACCTTAAAAGCCGAGCATGGTACAGGCCGCAATATGGCTCCCTTTATTGAAACGGAATGGGGAGGCGAGGCTTACCAAATGATGAAGGTTTTAAAAGCGGCGATCGACCCGAGTAATTTGCTGAACCCGGGAGTGATTATTAACGAAGATAAGAAAGCACATATTGCCAATTTAAAGCCCCTGCCTTCGGTAGAGCAGGAGGTGGACAAATGTATTGAGTGTGGTTATTGCGAACATAAATGCCCGAGCCGGAATGTGACACTTACACCGCGACAAAGGATTGTGGTAAGACGCGAGCTTGCGGGACTGAAAGAAAAGGGTAATAAACAGGATTTTGACCTTCTGGTAAAGGAATATCAATACGATGGACTGGATACCTGCGCGGTGGACGGTTTGTGTGCGACGGCTTGTCCGGTCGACATCAATACCGGCGATCTGGTGAAACGGCTGCGTAGGGAAAGTCATAGCAAAACGGCCAATAGTCTGGCAATGGTAGTGGCCAGAAATTTTGGTGCTACTGCTTTTATTGCAGGTGCGGCGGTGCAGCTGGGCGATGGAATGAACAGCATATTTGGCCAGTCGACCATGCGTAGTATTACCGGTGGACTAAAGAAAATTATTCCGGCCATGCCTTTGTGGAGTAATCAATTGCAGGCGCCCAAAGGAAAAATTATAGGGAGTAAAACCGGTTCTGTGGTTTATTTTCCTACCTGCATCAACAGGATGATGGGGGGTGCCAAGGAGAACAAGAAAAGTGTACCGCAAACTTTTATGAGTGTTTCTAATAAGGCGGGTATTGCGGTTTTAGTACCTGATGACATCAATGGGACTTGTTGCGGACAGCTGTTCTCTTCCAAAGGGTACAAGGATGCTTATATCTATACGTCGAACGAAACGGTGAGGAAATTATGGAAATGGACATCGGGGGGTAAACTGCCTGTTGTACTGGATGTGAGTTCCTGCACGCATACTTTGCAGCATTGCCGTGAGGTACTTAGTGAGGAAAATAAGGCTTATTTTGATCAGATGACTATCATCGATAGCATTGATTATTTGTATGATCATGTGATGCCGAAGCTGACCGAGATTCGTAAAAAAGATAGTATAGTGCTGCATCCGGTTTGTACGCTGAAAAAAATGGGACTAGAGAATAAACTGTTCCAGATTGCGGATCGCTTTGCGCATAAAGTTGATGTGCCCCTAACTGCGGGATGTTGCGGTATGGCGGGCGACAGGGGCTTCCTTTTTCCGGAACTGACTGCTGCGGCTACTGCACCGGAAGCTGCCGAGGTAAAAAGGGGAGGGGAGTATTCGGGTTATTACTCGACCGCCAAGACTTGTGAAATGGCCATGTCTGATGCGGTGAGTAAGAACTACGAATCTATTTTATATCTGGTTGACGAGTGCCTGTAA
- a CDS encoding prephenate dehydrogenase, with product MNIAVVGLGLIGGSMALVLKQKGFATKVFGVDNQEVHRQKALELGIVDEIADLNNAIANSDLIILSAPVSACTVLLPQVLDQIKHQIVLDTGSTKTSLLEAAKGHANRGRYIATHPMWGTEFSGPEAATDDAFAGRANVICNAAESDQDALATVEKLYTLLGMYNVYMEGTDHDVHVAYVSHISHITSFALANTVLEKEREENAIFELASAGFESTVRLAKSSPAMWMPIFKQNKENVLDVLNEHITQLRKFKSCIEKENWDYLTELMENANKIKHVLDRDDK from the coding sequence ATGAACATAGCAGTAGTCGGCCTCGGACTAATCGGGGGTTCCATGGCTTTGGTGTTGAAACAAAAAGGCTTTGCCACCAAAGTATTCGGCGTGGACAACCAGGAAGTGCACAGACAAAAAGCACTGGAACTGGGTATTGTGGATGAAATAGCAGACCTGAATAACGCAATTGCCAACAGCGACCTCATCATTTTGAGTGCCCCGGTTAGTGCATGTACTGTGCTGTTACCACAGGTACTGGATCAAATCAAACATCAAATTGTACTGGATACCGGTTCTACCAAAACATCCCTATTGGAAGCCGCAAAAGGGCACGCCAACAGGGGTAGATATATTGCCACCCACCCTATGTGGGGTACAGAGTTTAGCGGTCCGGAAGCGGCAACAGATGACGCCTTTGCCGGCCGTGCAAATGTAATTTGCAATGCAGCCGAAAGTGATCAAGATGCACTCGCAACAGTAGAAAAATTATACACCCTACTGGGCATGTATAATGTGTATATGGAAGGTACAGACCACGATGTACACGTCGCTTATGTCAGCCATATTTCTCACATCACTTCCTTTGCTCTGGCCAATACCGTTCTGGAGAAAGAAAGAGAAGAAAATGCCATATTTGAACTGGCCAGTGCCGGTTTCGAAAGTACCGTAAGGCTGGCAAAAAGTAGCCCTGCCATGTGGATGCCAATTTTTAAGCAAAACAAAGAAAATGTGCTCGATGTTTTAAACGAACACATTACCCAGCTCCGGAAATTTAAATCCTGTATTGAAAAGGAAAATTGGGACTACCTTACCGAGCTGATGGAAAATGCCAACAAAATTAAACATGTGCTGGATCGCGACGATAAATAA
- a CDS encoding peptidase domain-containing ABC transporter — translation MSTKVKQRDITDCGAACLASIATHYKLDLPVARIRQMAGTDKKGTTVLGLVEAAQKLGFEAKGVKSPFESLFKIPTPAIAHVVVGEILQHYVVIYKVNRKYIQVMDPIDGQMHRKTHEEFKKEWTGTLILLLPAEEFIPGNEKISVQGRFWNLIKPHKGILIQALFGAIVYTVLGLSTSIFVQKLVDFVLVDGNRNLLNLMGTAMVVILVVQLFIGTVKTIFTLKTGQMIDAQLILGYYKHLLKLPQQFFDTMRVGEIISRIGDAVKIRTFLNDVSINFLVNIFIVFFSFMVMFTYYWKLALLMLTVVPVYLLIYFVTNKLNKKAQRKLMEDAAELESQLVESLNSVGTLKRFGLENHANDKTELRFVKLMQTGFTSNINSLFSATSTELISRLLTIILLWVGAGFVLDNNITPGELLSFYTLIGYFTGPVSSLIGMNKVVQDAVIAADRLFEIMDLERENLESTENQIELTAEKIGDIHFENVSFRYGTRLPVFESLNLTIPQGKFTAIVGESGSGKSTLMSILQNIYPIQKGNVSIGKYDLKYIRTSSLRSTVAVVPQKIDLFAGNVIENIAIGDAEPDMQSILDISEQLGIIDFIETLPRGFQTYLGENGASLSGGQRQRIAIARALYRNPEILILDEATSSLDSLSELHVQKAIDLLKNKGKTVIVIAHRLSTLNHADKIIVLDKGVVVEQGTHNELLYNPDSAYSNLWKLQMPQILVKN, via the coding sequence ATGAGCACCAAAGTAAAACAACGCGACATTACAGACTGTGGGGCAGCATGCCTGGCTTCTATCGCTACACACTATAAATTAGATTTGCCGGTTGCCCGCATCAGGCAAATGGCTGGTACCGATAAAAAAGGCACCACCGTACTGGGACTGGTAGAAGCCGCCCAAAAACTAGGCTTTGAGGCCAAAGGTGTTAAAAGCCCTTTCGAAAGCCTCTTTAAAATCCCTACACCCGCTATAGCCCATGTTGTGGTTGGCGAAATACTACAGCATTATGTAGTTATTTACAAAGTAAACCGTAAATATATACAGGTGATGGATCCTATTGATGGGCAAATGCACCGCAAAACACATGAGGAGTTTAAAAAGGAATGGACAGGCACGCTGATATTATTATTACCGGCCGAAGAATTCATACCAGGAAATGAAAAAATAAGCGTACAGGGCCGCTTCTGGAACCTGATCAAACCCCACAAAGGCATTTTGATACAGGCCCTGTTTGGTGCCATTGTATACACCGTACTGGGCTTGTCGACCTCCATTTTTGTACAGAAACTGGTCGACTTTGTGCTGGTAGACGGCAACCGAAACCTACTGAACCTGATGGGCACCGCCATGGTAGTTATACTGGTGGTACAGCTTTTTATTGGCACCGTAAAAACCATATTTACACTCAAAACCGGACAAATGATAGATGCCCAACTTATATTGGGCTATTACAAACACCTGCTAAAACTGCCACAGCAGTTTTTTGATACCATGCGCGTGGGTGAGATCATCTCCAGAATTGGCGATGCCGTAAAGATCAGGACCTTTTTAAACGATGTCAGCATCAATTTCCTCGTCAACATTTTCATCGTATTTTTCTCCTTTATGGTCATGTTTACCTACTACTGGAAACTGGCCCTGCTGATGCTTACCGTTGTTCCGGTATACCTGTTGATTTATTTCGTGACCAACAAACTCAACAAAAAGGCACAACGGAAACTGATGGAAGATGCTGCCGAACTGGAGTCGCAATTGGTGGAAAGCTTAAATTCTGTAGGCACCCTTAAACGTTTCGGCCTGGAAAACCATGCCAACGACAAAACAGAACTGCGCTTTGTAAAACTGATGCAAACCGGTTTTACCTCCAACATCAACTCCTTATTTTCGGCTACCTCAACCGAACTGATCTCACGCCTGCTTACCATTATTTTACTTTGGGTGGGTGCCGGTTTTGTACTCGACAACAACATTACGCCCGGCGAATTGTTATCCTTCTATACCCTGATTGGTTATTTTACCGGCCCGGTATCCTCTCTGATTGGCATGAACAAGGTGGTGCAGGATGCCGTAATTGCGGCCGACAGGTTGTTTGAGATTATGGACCTGGAACGGGAAAACCTGGAAAGTACCGAAAACCAAATTGAACTGACTGCCGAAAAAATAGGCGATATCCATTTTGAAAATGTCTCTTTTCGTTATGGCACCAGGCTACCTGTTTTTGAAAGCTTAAATCTAACCATCCCTCAAGGTAAGTTTACCGCTATTGTGGGCGAAAGCGGATCAGGAAAATCGACATTAATGTCTATCCTCCAAAACATTTACCCTATTCAAAAAGGGAATGTGAGTATAGGTAAGTATGACTTAAAATATATTCGCACTTCCTCCCTGCGCAGTACAGTAGCTGTGGTTCCTCAAAAAATAGATCTTTTTGCAGGAAATGTCATCGAAAATATTGCCATTGGCGATGCTGAACCTGATATGCAGAGTATTTTGGATATTTCCGAGCAACTGGGCATTATCGACTTTATAGAAACCTTGCCCCGCGGCTTTCAGACCTACCTGGGCGAAAATGGCGCCAGTCTATCAGGCGGACAAAGGCAGCGCATTGCCATTGCCCGGGCTTTGTACCGCAACCCCGAAATTCTGATTCTTGATGAAGCCACCTCCTCACTTGATTCTTTATCGGAGCTTCATGTGCAAAAAGCCATTGATTTGCTAAAGAACAAAGGGAAGACTGTTATTGTCATTGCCCATCGCTTAAGTACCTTAAACCATGCCGACAAAATAATTGTACTGGATAAAGGTGTAGTGGTAGAGCAGGGTACACACAACGAACTGTTGTACAACCCCGATTCGGCCTATTCCAACCTCTGGAAGCTGCAAATGCCACAAATACTGGTCAAAAACTAA
- a CDS encoding pyridoxal phosphate-dependent aminotransferase — MIAKRLEGINEYYFSQKLREIDTLNKEGKNIINLGIGSPDLPPHPEVISALQQAAESPGVHGYQGYKGIPALRQAFADWYQQYYHVMLDPDTEVLPLIGSKEGIMHICMTYMDEGDEALIPDPGYPTYSSAVKLAGGKAVSYLLKEELNWQPDLDALATTDLSKVKLMFVNYPHMPTGKQVDKAVLEKLVSFAKAHQILLVHDNPYSFILNDHPMSLLEIPGAREVALELNSLSKSHNMAGWRIGVLCASKQRIEEVLRFKSNMDSGMFMPLQLAAAKALSLGQDWYNHINGIYAERRNKVYQILDILGCSYEQNQVGLFVWAKIPDHYQDGYALSDEVLYQSNVFLTPGGIFGSQGNRYIRISLCGDLSRFEQAIARINK, encoded by the coding sequence ATGATTGCAAAAAGACTGGAGGGTATTAACGAGTACTACTTCTCCCAAAAACTCAGGGAAATTGATACCCTGAATAAAGAAGGTAAAAACATCATTAATCTGGGCATCGGAAGCCCCGACCTGCCGCCGCATCCGGAAGTGATCAGCGCGCTGCAACAAGCTGCAGAAAGCCCTGGCGTACACGGCTACCAGGGTTACAAAGGCATCCCGGCCTTACGTCAGGCTTTTGCCGACTGGTATCAACAATACTACCACGTAATGCTGGACCCAGACACCGAAGTATTGCCACTTATTGGCTCAAAAGAAGGTATTATGCACATCTGCATGACCTATATGGATGAAGGTGATGAGGCATTAATCCCGGACCCGGGTTATCCTACCTATAGTAGTGCTGTTAAACTGGCGGGCGGCAAAGCTGTTAGCTATCTTTTAAAGGAAGAGCTGAACTGGCAGCCCGATCTGGATGCCCTGGCTACGACAGACCTGAGCAAAGTAAAGCTCATGTTTGTCAATTATCCGCATATGCCCACCGGCAAACAAGTAGATAAAGCAGTACTGGAAAAACTGGTTAGCTTTGCCAAAGCACATCAGATTCTGCTGGTGCACGACAACCCCTATAGCTTTATCCTTAATGATCATCCTATGAGCTTGCTCGAAATACCTGGAGCAAGAGAAGTTGCGCTGGAACTGAACTCCCTGAGCAAATCGCATAACATGGCAGGATGGCGTATTGGCGTACTTTGCGCATCAAAACAGCGGATAGAGGAAGTATTGAGGTTCAAAAGCAATATGGACAGCGGCATGTTTATGCCCCTGCAACTGGCAGCAGCCAAAGCACTAAGCCTGGGACAAGACTGGTACAATCACATCAACGGCATTTATGCCGAGAGAAGAAATAAAGTATACCAGATACTCGACATCCTCGGTTGCAGCTATGAACAAAATCAGGTTGGCTTGTTTGTCTGGGCCAAAATACCCGACCACTATCAAGATGGCTATGCCCTTAGCGACGAAGTGCTGTATCAATCAAATGTATTCCTTACTCCGGGCGGCATATTTGGAAGCCAGGGCAACCGCTACATCAGGATCAGCCTTTGCGGCGACCTTTCCAGATTTGAACAGGCCATAGCCCGCATCAACAAATAA